Proteins encoded by one window of Flagellimonas lutaonensis:
- a CDS encoding CPBP family intramembrane glutamic endopeptidase, with protein sequence MGTNLLVAFCLGMVTGIFESITGFDPGEHMMGELFDEPPLYIFFLVVIFAPLVEEAIFRGPLIWFRNSKYFPWAFYISVVLFGAVHLFNFEQYNETLWAAPLLVSPQLFTGILLGYTRIRMGLRYSILMHACFNAILLGPFIIMQSFKPLFE encoded by the coding sequence TTGGGAACAAACCTGTTGGTTGCGTTCTGTTTGGGAATGGTGACGGGGATTTTTGAAAGCATCACTGGATTTGACCCTGGCGAACATATGATGGGCGAACTTTTTGATGAACCGCCCCTCTATATCTTTTTTCTGGTCGTCATATTTGCCCCATTGGTAGAGGAGGCCATTTTTCGGGGACCCTTGATATGGTTCAGAAATTCGAAATATTTTCCATGGGCGTTCTATATTTCAGTGGTGCTGTTCGGCGCCGTACACCTGTTCAATTTTGAGCAGTACAATGAAACACTCTGGGCGGCCCCTTTGCTTGTTTCCCCACAATTGTTCACAGGTATCTTACTGGGGTACACCCGAATAAGGATGGGGCTTCGATATTCGATTCTGATGCACGCCTGTTTCAACGCCATTTTACTGGGCCCCTTTATCATAATGCAATCCTTCAAACCATTGTTTGAATGA
- a CDS encoding ABC transporter ATP-binding protein, whose protein sequence is MIKASNIKKNYGDLQVLKGVDIDIKKGEIVSIVGPSGAGKTTLLQILGTLDLPSNKKECQLQINNVDVLKLNDKGMARFRNDHIGFIFQFHQLLPEFTALENVCIPAFIKKTPRAKAEQRAKELLDFLGLSHRHDHKPNELSGGEQQRVAVARSLINNPSIVFADEPSGNLDSESADNLHQLFFQLREEFGQTFVIVTHNQELADMADRKLTMIDGLIV, encoded by the coding sequence ATGATCAAGGCCTCGAACATCAAAAAAAACTATGGCGACCTGCAGGTACTAAAAGGGGTCGACATCGATATCAAAAAAGGTGAGATTGTCTCGATTGTTGGTCCATCAGGGGCCGGAAAGACCACCCTGCTGCAGATTTTGGGCACCCTTGACCTTCCCTCCAACAAGAAAGAGTGCCAATTGCAGATCAACAATGTCGATGTGCTAAAATTAAATGACAAGGGCATGGCGCGTTTTCGAAACGACCATATCGGGTTCATTTTTCAGTTTCACCAATTGTTGCCCGAGTTCACGGCACTTGAGAATGTGTGTATTCCTGCTTTCATCAAAAAGACCCCGAGGGCAAAGGCCGAACAGCGCGCCAAAGAATTGCTTGATTTTCTGGGTCTTTCGCACCGCCATGACCATAAGCCCAACGAGCTTTCAGGTGGTGAACAGCAGCGTGTGGCCGTGGCAAGGTCGTTGATCAACAATCCCTCCATTGTTTTTGCCGATGAACCCAGCGGCAACCTCGATTCTGAAAGTGCCGACAACCTTCATCAACTGTTCTTTCAACTGCGCGAAGAATTTGGCCAGACCTTTGTAATAGTCACCCATAACCAAGAACTGGCCGATATGGCCGACCGAAAACTCACCATGATCGACGGATTGATCGTATGA
- the msrA gene encoding peptide-methionine (S)-S-oxide reductase MsrA encodes MDKQNKDSLETAIFAGGCFWCTEAVFQRLRGVKEVVSGYTGGHIKNPAYREICTGRTGHAEAIKITFDPSEITFRELMEVFFATHDPTQLNRQGNDVGTQYRSEIFYTSEKQKDEAEAFINQLEKENVFGASIVTAVSQEKPFYVAEEDHQNFYNEHRSQPYCQFIIDPKIKKLTSTFADKLNTVKS; translated from the coding sequence ATGGATAAACAAAATAAAGACTCTTTAGAGACAGCCATCTTTGCTGGGGGCTGTTTTTGGTGTACCGAAGCGGTTTTTCAACGGTTGCGTGGGGTAAAGGAAGTGGTTTCCGGATATACTGGCGGGCACATCAAAAATCCGGCCTATCGTGAGATTTGCACGGGTAGAACGGGCCACGCAGAGGCGATAAAGATTACTTTTGATCCAAGTGAGATAACGTTTCGCGAATTGATGGAAGTATTTTTTGCCACCCACGACCCGACCCAATTGAACCGACAGGGCAATGATGTGGGCACCCAGTACCGAAGTGAAATATTTTATACTTCAGAAAAACAAAAAGACGAGGCCGAGGCCTTTATAAACCAATTGGAAAAAGAAAATGTTTTTGGTGCGTCGATAGTAACGGCCGTTTCGCAAGAGAAACCTTTTTATGTGGCCGAAGAAGACCATCAGAATTTTTATAACGAACACCGTTCGCAACCTTATTGTCAATTCATCATCGACCCCAAGATCAAGAAATTGACTTCGACATTTGCAGATAAACTCAATACAGTTAAAAGTTGA
- the folE gene encoding GTP cyclohydrolase I FolE: MAPYQNLEEYNIKITNEVKERFSKIIDEIGEDVNREGLVKTPERAAKAMLFLTQGYRQDAAAILKSAMFKESYNEMVIVKDIEIYSLCEHHMLPFFGKAHIAYIPNGHIVGLSKLPRIVDVFARRLQVQERLTEQILDCINDTLKPQGVAVVIEAAHMCMMMRGVQKQNSVTTTSGFRGSFKNEETRNEFLKLISSDLS; encoded by the coding sequence ATGGCACCATACCAGAATTTAGAGGAATATAACATCAAGATCACCAACGAGGTAAAGGAACGGTTTTCAAAAATCATCGATGAAATAGGGGAGGATGTCAACCGTGAGGGACTGGTAAAAACGCCTGAACGGGCGGCCAAGGCCATGCTTTTCTTGACCCAGGGGTACCGCCAAGATGCGGCGGCCATTCTAAAAAGTGCCATGTTCAAAGAATCGTACAACGAAATGGTGATCGTAAAAGACATTGAAATCTACTCGCTTTGTGAACACCACATGTTGCCTTTTTTTGGCAAGGCGCACATTGCCTACATACCCAATGGCCATATCGTCGGGCTCAGCAAACTGCCGCGTATCGTTGATGTGTTCGCCAGACGATTGCAGGTGCAAGAACGGTTGACCGAGCAAATTCTCGACTGCATCAATGATACCTTGAAACCACAAGGTGTGGCGGTGGTCATAGAGGCCGCGCATATGTGTATGATGATGCGCGGTGTGCAAAAACAGAATTCCGTTACGACAACCTCTGGCTTTCGGGGATCTTTCAAGAACGAAGAAACGCGCAACGAATTTCTAAAACTGATCAGTTCAGATCTTTCGTAG
- a CDS encoding MerC domain-containing protein translates to MNTLLVHSKSDLIGAVAGALCLVHCVATPFLFVVQAGLVEHGHSHPLWWGLLDIVFLGISFAAVWWSGKMTSKKWMRNALWVSWVVLALIVGNEKFSWLPIAEQAIYAPTVALVLLHLYNRKYCHCQNDASCIEK, encoded by the coding sequence ATGAATACCCTGCTAGTACATTCAAAATCTGATTTAATCGGAGCAGTCGCGGGCGCACTTTGCCTAGTTCATTGTGTAGCCACCCCATTTCTGTTCGTGGTACAGGCCGGATTGGTCGAGCATGGTCACAGCCATCCGCTGTGGTGGGGTCTTCTCGATATCGTGTTTTTGGGCATTTCCTTTGCCGCCGTATGGTGGTCGGGCAAAATGACCTCAAAAAAGTGGATGCGAAACGCGCTTTGGGTGAGCTGGGTGGTTTTGGCCCTAATCGTGGGCAACGAGAAATTTTCTTGGTTACCAATTGCTGAGCAGGCCATATACGCCCCTACTGTTGCACTTGTCTTACTTCACCTTTATAATCGTAAGTATTGCCATTGCCAGAACGATGCCAGTTGTATCGAAAAATAG
- a CDS encoding ABC transporter ATP-binding protein, translating into MIKTTDLNFEYPEGQSFAFPDIVLNSKEHLLVLGPSGVGKTTLLHLLSGILPASRGTISIDGVEITSLGRKALDKFRGASIGLIFQQYHYVRSLNVEENLRLRQHFPKKLVEKERRIAIAERLGLADHLTKKVAHLSHGQQQRLAIALGLIHRPKVVFADEPTSNLDDSNCEQVLGLLLEEANLCGSSLVIITHDQRVTQHFSNQMKL; encoded by the coding sequence ATGATCAAAACAACTGATTTAAATTTTGAATACCCGGAGGGCCAATCCTTTGCTTTCCCTGATATCGTTCTAAATTCCAAAGAACATTTACTTGTTTTAGGGCCCTCAGGTGTTGGCAAGACCACTTTGTTGCATTTGTTGTCGGGAATATTGCCAGCATCAAGGGGAACCATATCCATTGATGGGGTTGAAATAACTTCCCTTGGCCGAAAGGCCTTAGATAAATTTAGGGGGGCTAGCATCGGACTCATTTTTCAGCAGTATCATTATGTCAGGTCATTGAACGTTGAAGAAAATTTAAGGTTGCGGCAGCATTTTCCAAAGAAGCTAGTGGAAAAAGAGCGTAGAATTGCCATAGCAGAACGATTGGGACTGGCTGACCATCTAACAAAGAAGGTAGCGCACTTGAGCCATGGGCAACAGCAGCGCTTGGCCATTGCGCTAGGATTGATACATCGACCGAAAGTTGTTTTTGCCGACGAGCCGACCTCTAATTTAGATGATTCAAATTGTGAACAGGTTTTGGGCCTTTTACTGGAAGAGGCCAACTTGTGTGGAAGCAGCCTTGTAATTATTACCCATGACCAAAGGGTGACACAACATTTTTCAAACCAAATGAAGCTATGA
- a CDS encoding ABC transporter permease: MNLGYLAYRNMVSKPLNLVLSLLLLVLSISLVTFILQLTKQLNGQLDKNIAPVDMVIGAKGSPLQLVLSSVLHIDAPTGNIKLHEAERIEKHPFVQSAIPVSYGDNYKGYRILGTELTYFESYQATLAEGSFFERSFEVVVGSNVAKKLGLKIGDKITSSHGLAAANAEAHDEHPYTVVGLLEPTGTVVDHLLVCNLESIWDAHAHEDGEHDETQDHEEETHEHHEDSHGDEAHNHNHEGEEHTDDGEAHEHGDDELEITSLLVKFKSPLGLVQMPRFINENTNMQASLPGFEIQRLMGLLGSGAKTINGIALAILLVSGFSIFISLLKTIRERRPELALLRTYGLGTAKLLYLVLLEGLLLAFFGFVLGWLLGRLALVMASRYIEAGYGYLLKINGPNLLEVLLMGATLFIAVIAVFLASTSIFKLNISKTLSDA, from the coding sequence ATGAACCTAGGATATTTGGCATATCGAAACATGGTTTCAAAACCACTGAACTTGGTTTTGAGTCTGTTGCTTTTGGTTTTGAGCATATCGTTGGTCACTTTTATACTGCAACTCACCAAGCAATTGAATGGGCAACTAGACAAGAACATTGCGCCCGTTGATATGGTTATAGGTGCCAAGGGAAGCCCGTTGCAGTTGGTACTGTCCTCGGTTTTACATATTGATGCCCCAACCGGCAATATCAAGTTGCATGAAGCGGAGCGGATCGAAAAACATCCATTTGTGCAATCGGCTATACCGGTTTCTTACGGAGACAATTACAAGGGGTACCGTATTTTGGGTACAGAGTTGACCTATTTTGAAAGTTATCAGGCCACTTTGGCAGAGGGAAGTTTTTTTGAACGGTCTTTTGAAGTGGTTGTCGGTAGCAACGTGGCCAAAAAGTTGGGACTTAAAATAGGTGACAAGATAACCAGCTCACATGGTTTGGCGGCTGCCAATGCCGAAGCACATGATGAGCATCCCTATACCGTTGTGGGCCTATTGGAGCCAACAGGAACAGTGGTTGACCACTTATTGGTCTGCAATTTGGAAAGTATTTGGGATGCCCATGCGCACGAAGATGGGGAACATGATGAAACGCAAGATCATGAAGAGGAAACACATGAACATCATGAAGACAGTCATGGCGATGAGGCCCATAATCACAACCATGAAGGTGAGGAACATACCGACGATGGGGAAGCCCACGAGCATGGTGACGATGAACTTGAGATAACATCACTGTTGGTCAAATTTAAAAGTCCATTGGGGCTGGTACAAATGCCCCGTTTTATCAATGAAAACACCAACATGCAGGCATCCCTGCCCGGATTCGAAATACAGCGCCTTATGGGCTTATTGGGCTCTGGGGCAAAGACTATCAACGGTATTGCCCTTGCCATTTTATTGGTTTCAGGTTTCAGCATTTTCATCAGCCTACTAAAGACCATTCGCGAAAGACGACCAGAACTGGCCCTGCTTCGCACCTATGGCTTGGGCACGGCAAAGCTACTGTACTTGGTATTGCTTGAAGGCTTATTGTTGGCCTTCTTTGGGTTCGTCCTCGGGTGGTTATTGGGCCGTTTGGCCTTGGTGATGGCTTCAAGGTATATTGAAGCCGGATATGGATACCTCTTAAAGATAAATGGCCCCAATCTTTTGGAGGTGCTATTGATGGGGGCAACTTTGTTCATTGCCGTTATTGCGGTTTTTTTGGCTTCCACATCCATCTTTAAACTCAATATATCTAAAACATTGTCCGATGCATAA
- a CDS encoding Fur family transcriptional regulator, which yields MNNQQAAHLLQQKGLKRTKLRVALLQHFVKTPHAQSYADVKEALSVATDKSTLYRNLTAFEEAGLIHSINDHSGIGKYAFGQLPVKGDEHAHFVCESCETVYCVDGLLPAQPKLPRGFQTKQVQTIIKGICANC from the coding sequence ATGAACAATCAGCAAGCAGCACATCTGTTGCAGCAAAAGGGTTTAAAAAGAACAAAGCTGAGAGTGGCTTTGCTCCAACATTTTGTCAAAACGCCACATGCACAGTCCTATGCCGATGTAAAAGAGGCCTTGTCAGTGGCAACAGATAAATCGACCTTATACCGAAATCTGACTGCTTTTGAAGAAGCGGGGCTGATCCACAGTATCAACGACCATTCAGGTATCGGCAAATATGCATTTGGGCAGTTGCCCGTAAAAGGTGACGAACATGCCCACTTCGTCTGTGAAAGCTGTGAAACTGTGTATTGTGTAGACGGGCTGTTACCGGCACAACCGAAGCTTCCGAGAGGATTTCAAACAAAACAGGTGCAGACCATCATCAAGGGTATCTGTGCCAACTGCTGA
- a CDS encoding PhoX family protein, which produces MAYNRRKFISFLGKASAGTVIIPPFLAGCGNLATPTEKSLKSNGQALDRLRQLTIEGLSPSNKDDLLLAKGMDYHVIVRWSDKISENDEFGFNNDFTCFIPFDDDNPTDGLLWVNHEYVNPLFVSGFDRHKYENPNAHRTKEQVDQEMYHVGGSIVRIKQTNGRWEIVKNDPHNRRITAKTPIALNWDHPIKGATTVIGTHSNCSGGITPWKTFLSCEENYDSFFGETVYDQDGRPAHRDSSQGWEKFYDYPPEHYGWVVEVDPKDGSAQKHIALGRFAHECCTLYELKDKRVVAYTGDDKNNEHLYKFVSTKPGSLKEGTLYVADTVNGKWLSLDWESQPKLKERFKDQTEVLVRTREAAKILGATELNRPEDIEIDPITGNIFVSLTNNYEKRDFHGSILKIEETDGQYDALTFKASTYMAGGEKNGFSCPDNLAFDMAGNLWITSDMSGSKMNKEDGAYMPFKNNSLFVVPRHGKDEGKVIRLASAPNDAELTGPWFSPDGKTLFLSVQHPGEQTSDLKNPTSTWPFDADGIPKPAVVAITGDLIEKMNKLHLLEKA; this is translated from the coding sequence ATGGCATATAATCGTAGAAAATTTATCAGTTTTTTGGGTAAGGCCAGTGCGGGAACTGTCATTATTCCACCTTTTTTGGCGGGCTGCGGTAATTTGGCCACCCCAACTGAAAAGAGCTTGAAGTCGAATGGGCAAGCGTTGGATAGGCTAAGACAATTGACCATCGAGGGACTTTCACCATCAAACAAAGATGACCTGCTGTTGGCCAAAGGGATGGACTATCACGTGATTGTCCGGTGGAGCGATAAAATCAGTGAGAACGACGAATTTGGTTTCAACAACGATTTTACCTGTTTTATTCCCTTTGACGATGACAATCCTACCGATGGCCTATTGTGGGTCAACCATGAATATGTCAACCCGCTGTTCGTTTCCGGGTTTGATCGCCACAAATACGAAAATCCCAATGCACACCGAACCAAGGAACAGGTAGATCAAGAAATGTACCATGTCGGGGGCAGTATTGTACGTATAAAGCAGACCAATGGAAGATGGGAAATCGTAAAAAACGACCCACATAACCGTCGAATCACGGCCAAGACACCCATTGCCCTCAATTGGGACCACCCCATCAAAGGGGCCACCACGGTCATCGGTACCCACAGCAATTGTTCGGGCGGAATCACCCCTTGGAAGACCTTTTTAAGCTGTGAGGAGAATTACGATAGTTTTTTCGGGGAAACCGTTTATGATCAAGATGGCCGACCCGCACACCGCGATAGTTCACAGGGGTGGGAAAAATTTTATGATTATCCACCGGAGCATTACGGTTGGGTGGTCGAGGTGGACCCCAAGGACGGTTCGGCCCAAAAGCATATTGCCCTGGGCAGGTTTGCCCATGAATGTTGTACGCTCTACGAACTGAAGGACAAACGAGTGGTCGCCTATACAGGTGATGATAAAAACAACGAGCATCTGTACAAATTCGTATCGACCAAACCGGGTTCTTTAAAAGAAGGTACACTCTACGTGGCCGATACTGTCAACGGGAAATGGTTATCGCTTGATTGGGAAAGCCAACCCAAATTGAAGGAACGTTTTAAGGATCAGACCGAAGTGTTGGTGCGAACCAGGGAAGCGGCCAAGATTTTGGGGGCGACCGAACTGAATCGCCCCGAAGACATTGAGATTGACCCCATAACAGGAAACATTTTCGTGTCTTTGACCAATAATTATGAAAAAAGAGATTTCCACGGATCAATTTTGAAAATCGAAGAGACCGATGGCCAATATGATGCCTTGACTTTTAAGGCCTCAACCTATATGGCAGGGGGCGAGAAAAATGGCTTTTCCTGCCCCGATAACCTCGCCTTTGACATGGCCGGGAATCTATGGATTACCTCCGATATGTCGGGCAGCAAGATGAATAAGGAAGACGGGGCCTATATGCCGTTCAAGAACAACAGTCTTTTTGTGGTGCCCCGCCATGGAAAAGACGAGGGCAAGGTCATTCGTCTGGCTTCGGCCCCCAATGATGCCGAGCTTACCGGCCCATGGTTTTCCCCCGATGGAAAAACCCTGTTTTTGAGTGTACAGCATCCCGGAGAGCAGACTTCCGATCTCAAGAATCCGACCAGTACCTGGCCCTTTGATGCAGATGGCATTCCGAAGCCGGCGGTAGTGGCCATTACGGGTGATTTGATTGAAAAGATGAACAAACTGCATCTACTAGAAAAGGCTTAA
- a CDS encoding DinB family protein yields MKRTQFVRNLLGFSILPFWGCHWQDKKEKASLANAVVSSDKEEKIPAKLKEELIAAWVRSEEMTLTNVEQMPPELFTFKYTPEAMSFSEQWRHCVIYTCGQLADRAGIENPYENVKLPVQMPKEDVIKELKNMYAHVRKSISELSNEKLLSDCEFAGETIPIWRLFYAMENHIIHHRGQCVVYLRLKGVVPKGYYGW; encoded by the coding sequence ATGAAAAGAACACAATTCGTTCGGAACCTTTTAGGATTTAGCATCTTACCATTTTGGGGATGTCATTGGCAGGATAAAAAAGAAAAAGCATCCTTAGCAAATGCTGTTGTCAGCTCTGATAAAGAGGAGAAAATACCTGCTAAACTAAAAGAGGAACTGATTGCGGCATGGGTAAGATCGGAAGAAATGACGCTGACAAATGTCGAACAGATGCCCCCCGAGCTGTTTACTTTTAAATATACCCCAGAAGCCATGAGTTTTTCCGAACAATGGCGGCATTGTGTTATCTACACTTGTGGACAATTGGCGGACCGAGCGGGAATTGAAAATCCGTATGAAAACGTGAAACTTCCAGTACAGATGCCCAAAGAGGATGTCATCAAGGAACTAAAGAATATGTATGCCCATGTTCGCAAATCGATTTCTGAATTATCAAATGAAAAGCTGCTATCTGATTGCGAATTTGCCGGGGAAACCATTCCTATTTGGCGTTTGTTCTATGCCATGGAAAACCATATCATCCATCACCGTGGGCAATGTGTGGTTTATTTGCGCTTGAAGGGGGTTGTACCCAAAGGATACTATGGATGGTAA
- a CDS encoding GTP-binding protein, whose protein sequence is MKKLPVTVLSGFLGAGKTTLLNHILHNKEGLKVAVIVNDMSEVNVDALLVENENTLSRTEEKLVEMSNGCICCTLREDLMVEVEKLAKQQRFDYLIIESTGISEPIPVAQTFSFASEDGQIDLSRFSYVDTMVTVVDAYNFLRDFSSPQYLTDRDLTNIEGDDRTIVNLLTDQVEFANVILLNKVDLVTEAELRNLYDIIHKLNPKARILPTQNSKVPLNEVIDTGLFDFEEAETSAGWIQELENEHIPETEEYGIGSFVYRRRKPFHPQRFLVFAQQQFPPNIIRSKGLFWLASRPDQALIWSSAGGSLKTDPAGVWWASMPFSERISYASFVNNQKMIEAEWDVTFGDRKIELVFIGQNIDVDKVTQQLDDCLLTQSELVQWEKGQFDKNDDWPVARAYAHE, encoded by the coding sequence ATGAAAAAATTACCTGTAACGGTGTTGAGCGGCTTTCTCGGAGCTGGAAAAACCACTTTGCTGAACCATATTCTGCATAACAAAGAGGGGCTTAAGGTAGCCGTCATTGTCAATGATATGAGCGAGGTCAATGTCGATGCACTACTTGTTGAAAACGAGAACACGCTCTCCCGAACCGAGGAAAAACTCGTGGAAATGTCCAATGGCTGTATCTGTTGCACCTTAAGGGAAGACCTGATGGTCGAGGTCGAAAAACTGGCCAAGCAACAACGCTTCGATTATCTGATCATCGAGAGTACCGGAATTTCCGAACCCATTCCCGTAGCGCAAACCTTTAGTTTTGCCAGTGAAGACGGGCAAATCGATTTGAGCCGATTCAGTTATGTGGATACCATGGTCACCGTGGTCGATGCCTATAATTTTCTAAGGGATTTTTCGAGTCCTCAGTATTTGACCGACAGGGATCTTACGAATATTGAGGGTGATGACCGAACCATTGTCAATCTGTTGACCGATCAAGTGGAGTTTGCAAACGTGATTTTGTTGAACAAGGTCGATTTGGTCACCGAAGCGGAACTACGGAATCTATATGATATTATACATAAGCTAAATCCCAAAGCGCGAATACTCCCAACCCAAAACTCCAAAGTACCATTGAACGAGGTAATCGATACGGGATTGTTTGATTTTGAGGAAGCGGAAACCTCTGCTGGATGGATCCAGGAGCTTGAAAATGAACACATCCCCGAAACCGAGGAATATGGAATCGGCTCTTTTGTGTACAGAAGGCGTAAACCCTTTCATCCACAGCGATTTTTGGTGTTTGCCCAACAGCAATTTCCACCAAACATTATTCGTAGCAAAGGCCTGTTTTGGTTGGCCTCACGGCCCGATCAGGCCCTTATCTGGAGTTCGGCCGGAGGATCGCTGAAAACCGACCCTGCCGGTGTCTGGTGGGCCTCGATGCCATTCAGCGAAAGAATCAGTTACGCCTCTTTTGTCAACAATCAAAAAATGATTGAAGCAGAATGGGACGTTACTTTTGGCGACCGTAAAATCGAATTGGTATTTATTGGGCAGAACATCGATGTGGATAAAGTAACCCAGCAGCTGGACGACTGCCTGCTTACCCAATCCGAACTTGTTCAATGGGAAAAGGGGCAGTTTGACAAAAACGACGATTGGCCTGTTGCACGTGCCTATGCCCATGAGTAA